The region taattaaagaattgaaaaggatcaagaattaaagatttgaaaaggatcaagaagttgataaaaactttaaaaaagaattcaaaaattcaagaaaagaaaactaagtaaagaaagtgtaaaaataagtaattcaagaatttaatgaaaatgaagagtttaaaaaaattaggaaaagtgagaaaattgaattcaagaaaaagattttaaaaaccttaagagaagaactcaatatgatgagtaaaattttgcaaaaaccatttcaagaacataattaaagatttgaaaaggatcaagaattaaagatttgaaaagcatcaagaagttgataaaaactttaaaaaagaattcaaaaattcaagaaaagaaaactaagtaaagaaagtgtaaaaataagtaattcaagaatttaatgaaaatgaagagtttaaaaaaattaggaaaagtgagaaaattgaattcaagaaaaagattttaaaaaccttaagagaagaactcaatatgatgagtaaaattttgcaaaaaccatttcaagaacataattaaagatttgaaaaggatcaagaattaaagatttgaaaagcatcaagaagttgataaaaactttaaaaaagaattcaaaaattcaagaaaagaaatctaagtaaagaaagtgtaaaaataagtaattcaagaagttaatgaaaatgaagagtttaaaaaaattaggaaaagtgagaaaatagatttcaagaaaaagatttcaaaaactttaagagaagaactcaatatgatgagtaaaattttgcaaaaaccatttcaagaacataattaaagatttgaaaatgatcaagaattaaagatgtgaaaaggatcaagaagctgataaaaactataaaaaagaattcaaaaagttgaagaaaataaaatttaagaaaaaaaaactaagtaaagaaagcttaaaaataagtattcaagaagttaatgaaaatgaagagttcaaaaaaattttggaaaagtgatgaaatagatttcaagaaaaagattttaaaaactttaagagaagaactcaatatgatgagcaaaattttgcaaaaaccatttcaagaacataattaaagatttgaaaaggatcaagaggttgataaaaactttaaaaagaattgaaaaagtttaagaaaataaaattcaagaaaagaaaactaagtaaagaaaatgtaaaaataagtaattcaagaagttaatgaaaataaagagtttaaaaaaattaggaaaagtgagaaaatagatttcaagaaaaagattttaaaaactttaagaatagaactcaatatgatgagtaaaattttgcaaaaaacatttcaagaacataattaaaggttTGAAatggatcaagaagttgataaaaactttaaaaagaattgaaaaagtttaagaaaataaaattcaagaaaagaaaacaaagtaaagaaagtttaaaaataagtaattcaagaagttagtgaaaatgaagagtttaaaaaaattaggaaaagtgagaaaatagatttcaagaaaaagattttaaaaaccttAAGAatagaactcaatatgatgagtaaaattttgcaaaaaccatttcaagaacataattaaagatttgaaaatgatcaagaattaaagatttgaaaaggatcaagaagctgataaaaactttaaaaagaattcaaaaagttgaagaaaataaaatttatgaaaaaaaactaagtaaagaaagtttaaaaataagtattcaagaagttaatgaaaatgaagagtttaaaaaaattaggaaaagtgataaaatagatttcaagaaaaagattttaaatactttaagagaagaactcaacatgatgagtaaaattttgcaaaaaccatttcaagaacataattaaagatttgacaAGGATCAAGAATAGAGGTGTTAATTTGGCCCAGCCCACAAGGCTTGGCCTTGGCCCATGTGGGCGAGGGCTAAAAaagcccacattgaaaaaaagccCCATCAAAGAAGTCCACAGGgctaaaaactttacaaaagcCTTGTGGGCTTGGGCcaacccatgggctttcatcttccatatgaaaaatatattattttttaaaatatattactatctgTTGGACAAGCACAACGAACCGGACAAGCACGATGACCAGAATAGGTCGAACAACCCCAACCTGCCCGACAACCTTGACAAGAACGATGACttgaacgggcccgacgatccaaaagggcccaatgacccgaacgggcccgacgacccgaacaggaccgacgactcgaacgggcccgacgacccggacgagctcGACAACCAAGACGAGCCTGACGACTAGGATAAACCTGACAACacggacgggcccaacgacaaAAACGGGCCGACGACatggacgggcccgacaacccagacgggctcaatgacccggacgagcccgacgacttGGACTGGCCCTACGACAAAAATGGACCCTACGAGCTAAAGGGGCCCcgcgacccaaacgggccccaCGACCCATATGGGACCGACGACCAGACGGAACCGACGAAACGAACAGGCCCGACGatccggacgggcccgacgagcCAGAAGGGCCCCACGATCCGAacatgcccgacgacccgaacaggccaACCGACCCGGACATGCCAATGATCCAAACATGCCCAACAACCTGAAGGGGCCTTACGACACGAACatgcccaacgacccggacaagcccgatgatccaaacaagcccaacgacccgaacgggcccgacgacacaAACGGGCTCTAAGACCCGAACGAGCCCCCACACAGTcccaacgacccaaacgggctcgGCGCCTTAGATGTGCCCAACAACTCACACGAGCCCGATGATCCAGAAAGGCCCAACGACttgaacgggcccgacgacccggacgggcctaGGGACCTGGACGAGCCCGATGATCAAAACAGGCCTAACGACCAGAACAAGCCCGATGATCTAGAAAGGCCCAACGACCTGAACGttcccgacgacccggacaggcctAACGACCAGGACGGGCCTGATGACCCAGACAGGCCCAATGAACCGAACAAGTTCGACGACCCGGATCTGCCCGACAATCTAGATGTGACCGATGACTCAGACGTGCTTGACAACCTGAATGGGCCCGATGATCCCGACATGCAAAACGACCCGAACTGGCCCGTCCGGGTTGTTGGGCTCAtctaggtcgttgggcctatttgggtcgttgggcctgtctaGATCATTGGGCCCATCCAGGTCATTAGCCTTgtctgggttgtcgggcctgTTCGGGTCTTCTGGCCCTTTTGGATGATCGGGCACgtctggcccgttcgggtcgtggGGCCTGTCTAGATCATCGTGCCAGTCCGGGTCATTGGTCCTATTCGTGTCGTCGTGCCTATTCGGGTCGTTAGGCCTGTTTGGATTATGGAGACCGTCCGCACTGTTGGGCCCGATCGGGTCATCGGGCATATCTGGATCATCGAGCTCATCCAGGTCGTGGGGCCCGTTCAGGTCTTGgagcccattcgggtcatcaggcccgttcgggtcgtcgggcccatacGGGTGGTCGGGCTCGTCCTTgtcatcgggctcgtccgggtcgttgggctcgtCCGAGTTGTAGGGCTCGTCCGAGTATTCGGGGTCGTCatggtcatcgggcccgtccgggtcgttcggcttagggatggcaacggggcggggcgggtacgggtatcatgatcccatccccatccccataataaaaattcatccccatccccatccccaaacccaacgggtatacaacttttgacccatccccatccccaccgggtaacgggtattttcttatacccatacccatacccatttttttattgttccatatatcaattaaatattttttataaaaaaaatttaaaaatcacaccaacggaatcatgatactatcaaaatattcaatattaaaatcacatactctttttgattttcatgatgtcaaatattaagaaaaatattataatagtataaatctcaaattaaagtatcaaataacaactaaataaaattcaaataattatataaaagctaaaaaattacacattactaaaattttataataaccaaaatatttattaattttacaaatgatcagtggtttcatttgcattcgatccacctacacatagaaaaaaaatgaaaaattagatatgatataataattgaaattgaaaattttaattactagaatataatgtaccttcttcatcagattcattttcactcatgagaacatcttttccttttaattttttaacacctacaaacaccaaatgtagaatattagatgagaattcacaaaaaatactaacaaaaaatattaataaatttgagtaacttacctagatggtttgagttccatatccaacttcttgtacacatcaaagcctctatagtaatatgatgaagtcgactacggtgagaagttaatatctgaccaccagtactaaaagcagattcagaagctacagttgttattggaatagctaaaacatcccttgcaattgcttgaagggttggaaactttaacccatttgttttccaccatgataggatatcaaattcttgtgtaaccggcaaattatcttcttccaagtaataatccaactctgttttcataactgtagttctagattttttcttttttgccataaactctaaaaattcattcgcatcattatcaacatcctttcccaactccaatgatgtagctctataagaagaagtttcattcttttttgattgatattccaaaaccaaatcatagcacatttgacgaatcctactaagtttcagatcaaaatcattaccatacaatttataaaaataatattctaacatgtccatcttgtaccttggatctaaaactgaagcaattgccaatatgttatataacaaaaaacaaagagaatgagaaatatgttatatatatatatatatatattatattatattatattatattatatattatattactatgtatatatatattatatgtgtggatatcttatgtttatatatatataattatttatatatattatattatattatatattatattattattactatgtatatatatatatatatatattatatgtgtggatatcttatgtttatatatatatatatatacatatatatatttttatagatatatatttattttaagtatatattatattatattatataataatataaatataataatatatattatattattatgtatatatattatatgtatatgcgtagatattttatgcttttatatatatatatatatatatatatatatatatatatatatatatatatatatatatatttcttttaaatttttataaatttgtaatgttataaatttgtttataaaagatctcactagttaaatgattaatttgttttatacgtatatattatatatattatattatattattatgtatatatattatatgtatattatattatattatattatattatattatattacatgtatatgtgtaaatatatatatatatatatatatatatatatatatatatatatatatatatatatatatatatatatatatatatatataagtatattttatttatatgtatatatactatattatattatattatattatattatattatattttatgtgtaaatatattatttatttatatatattttttagattatttaataaattataaatagtttagtaatttaagcggggacaggtatttgggcgggtatatatatatccccatccccatccccagttgaaaatttcgggtattacccatacccatacccatacccagtcaaagcggggattccccgtcaaaacggggacgggttcgggtgatacccacgggcacgggtttatttgccatctctagttcGGCTCGTcttggtcatcgggcccgtaCTACTCGTGGGGCTCGTTCGAGTCTTCGGGCTCGTCCGGATCGTCGGGCTTGTTCGTGTTGTGGGGTCTGTCCCGGGCATAGGGCTTGTTTAGGTCTTTGTGTCGGTCCGGGTCTTCGAGCCCCTCTTCATTGTCAGGTTCATCTGTGTCGTTAGGCTGGTCCGTGTTCTCGGGCTCGTCTTGGTCGTTcgacccgtctgggtcgtcgagcacgttcgtgtcgtcgggcccgtccgtgtTGTCGGGTTTGTCatggtcgtcgggctcgtccggatCGTCGGGCAAGTTCAGGTTGTTCAACCTATTCTGGTTCGTTGGGCCTGTCCcatagataataatatattttaaaaaataatatatttttcatgtggaggatgaaagcccatgggttgGTCAAGGCCCACAGGGCTTTTGTAAAGTTTTAAGCCCTATGGACTTCTTTGATAGGggctttttttcaatgtgggcttttttggccctCCCCCACATGGGTcagggccaaattgacacctctaatacaaaattcaaaaaaattcaaaaagttgaagaaaataaaattgaagaaaagaaaacaaagtaaagaaagtgtagaaataagtaattcaagaagttaatggaaatgaagagtttaaaataaattagaaaaagtgagaaaatagatttcaaggaaaagattttaaaaactttaagagaataactcaatatgatgagtaaaattttgcaaaaaccacttcaagaacataattaaagatttgaaaaggatcaagaagttgataaaaactttaaaaagaattgaaaaagtttaagaaaataaaattcaagaaaagaaaactaagtaaagaaagtgtaaaaataagtaaatcaagaagttaatgaaaatgaagagtttaaaaaattaggaaaagtgagaaaatagatttcaagaaaaagattttaaaaactttaagagaagaactcaatatgatgagtaaaattttgcaaaaaccatttcaagaacataactaaagatttgaaaaggatcaaggacttgataaaaactttaaaatgaatagaaaaagtttaagaaaataaaattcaagaaaagaaaactaagtaaagaaagtgtaaaaataagtaattcaagaagttaatgaagatgaagagtttaaaaaaattaggaaaagtgagaaaatagatttgaagaagaagattttaaaaacttttagagAAGAACTCCATATGATGAGTacaattttgcaaaaaccatttcaagaacataattcaagatttgaaaaagatcaagaagttgataaaaactttaaaaagaattgaaaaggtttaagaaaataaaattcaagaaaagaaaactaagtaaagaaagtgtaaaaataagtaattcaagaagttaatgaaaatgaagagtttaaaaaaattaggaaaagtgagaaaatagatttgaagaagaagattttaagaactttaagagaagaactcaaaatgatgagtaaaatattgcaaaaaccatttcaagaacataattaaagatttgaaaaggatcaaaaaTTAAAGATGTGAAAACCATCAAGAagctgataaaaactttaaaaaagaattcaaaatgttgaagaaaataaaatttaagaaaagaaaacaaagtaaagaaagtgtagaAATAAGCAATTCAAGAGGTTAAtggaaatgaagagtttaaaataaattagaaaaagtgagaaaatagatttcaagaaaaagattt is a window of Vigna unguiculata cultivar IT97K-499-35 unplaced genomic scaffold, ASM411807v1 contig_297, whole genome shotgun sequence DNA encoding:
- the LOC114171543 gene encoding uncharacterized protein LOC114171543 produces the protein MWGRAKKAHIEKKPLSKKSIGLKTLQKPCPTNQNRLNNLNLPDDPDEPDDHDKPDNTDGPDDTNVLDDPDGSNDQDEPENTDQPNDTDEPDNEEGLEDPDRHKDLNKPYARDRPHNTNKPDDPDEPEDSNEPHE